In Agarivorans gilvus, one genomic interval encodes:
- a CDS encoding Na/Pi cotransporter family protein, which produces MSEIHYLPMSVGLFGGLALFLYGMEKMSLALKRAAGDKMRTILARLTSNRLAGVVTGAGVTAVIQSSSVTTVLVVGFISAGLMNLSQAVGVIMGANIGTTVTAQIIAFKVTKAALAMVAIGFFLEFLAKRDINKHYGSMLFGLGLIFLGMNMMSEAMSPLRTYQPFIELMTHMDNVLLSILVAALFTALVQSSSATTGIIIVLAGQGFISLESGIALAMGANIGTCITALLAAIGKSREALQAAAVHISFNVLGVALWLPLLALLSAISISISPNYPQLVGIDKLAAELPRQIANANTLFNLLNTILMVPFAGAFVWLARKLIPHRSASPSEKKAKAISPKYINESFIETPDIALDHAQLELGRVGRRVCNMLDLLPP; this is translated from the coding sequence ATGTCTGAGATCCACTACCTTCCTATGAGTGTTGGCCTCTTTGGTGGCTTGGCCCTTTTTCTCTACGGCATGGAAAAAATGTCGCTGGCGCTAAAACGCGCGGCGGGCGATAAAATGCGCACCATTTTAGCCAGACTCACCAGCAATCGCCTTGCTGGCGTTGTCACCGGTGCAGGCGTTACCGCGGTGATTCAATCTTCCTCGGTCACCACTGTACTGGTGGTGGGTTTTATCTCAGCCGGGCTGATGAATTTAAGCCAAGCGGTTGGAGTCATCATGGGAGCCAATATCGGCACCACCGTTACCGCTCAAATCATCGCCTTTAAAGTCACCAAAGCGGCCCTAGCCATGGTAGCCATTGGCTTCTTTTTAGAATTTCTAGCCAAACGCGACATCAATAAGCATTACGGCAGCATGCTGTTTGGCTTGGGACTTATCTTTCTTGGCATGAATATGATGAGTGAGGCCATGTCGCCTTTAAGAACTTATCAGCCCTTTATCGAGCTAATGACTCATATGGACAACGTCTTGTTGTCCATCTTGGTGGCCGCCTTATTTACCGCCTTGGTGCAATCCTCTTCGGCTACCACCGGCATTATTATTGTGCTTGCCGGACAAGGCTTTATCTCGCTAGAAAGTGGCATAGCCTTAGCCATGGGCGCTAACATTGGCACCTGTATTACCGCCTTATTGGCCGCTATCGGCAAATCAAGAGAAGCACTGCAAGCCGCAGCGGTACACATTAGTTTTAATGTGTTGGGAGTAGCCCTATGGTTACCGCTACTTGCCCTATTAAGTGCCATTAGCATTAGCATTTCACCAAACTATCCGCAGCTTGTTGGCATCGACAAGCTGGCCGCCGAGCTGCCCAGACAAATCGCCAATGCTAATACTTTATTTAACCTACTCAATACGATACTCATGGTGCCCTTTGCCGGAGCTTTTGTGTGGTTAGCACGCAAGCTTATTCCCCATCGCTCAGCCAGCCCCAGCGAGAAAAAAGCCAAGGCCATTAGCCCCAAATACATCAATGAGTCTTTCATCGAAACTCCCGACATCGCCTTAGATCATGCTCAGCTAGAATTGGGCCGCGTGGGCCGCCGAGTCTGTAATATGTTGGACTTACTGCCCCCTTAG
- a CDS encoding putative bifunctional diguanylate cyclase/phosphodiesterase, producing MKIIALCLILSGFILLSLSLRPTKKILRRTQNTGWTLLSALIMCFLAAYAASFIYILFDQEYVHAYLAHGVLLAGGGLFVFLVTRYCYNSLLEQEYQASHDRVTQLKNRHSFNKSISMLAKSLSPFYIMLIDLNGFKKFNDAFGHPFGDELLRQVAEKLSKQLPEHCRLYRVGGDEFAILGHNRQQHHLEKDIKIIQQQFEQPISVRKQNLHIGISIGVSSYPTHSNNAHELVQQAEQALYAAKSRKRHWKIYSEDLNKNALEHLAIANKLQNAIDKQQFQLFYQPIIKASNNSIHGAEVLLRWKQADGSYIPPDTFIPIAEQSTLIHDITCWVIKQAIEDLAILDKQGFTGCLHINLSAKDLHNNMLLTCLDKIAAKVTPQRIIFEVTESAMMTDIKQATKVMVELVNSGFAFSLDDFGTGFSSFPLLRDLPIEQIKIDRSFVINMASHEANQSIVRSIIFLAKSLNCTVVAEGVEDNTSIGLLQVMGCHYLQGYFFSRPVSLEQYQQLLDALPPASSESHQTRLNSF from the coding sequence ATGAAGATAATCGCACTATGTTTGATTTTATCGGGATTCATTTTACTGTCGCTTAGCTTACGACCGACCAAAAAAATTTTACGTCGAACCCAAAATACCGGCTGGACATTGTTGTCGGCTCTCATCATGTGCTTTTTAGCCGCTTATGCTGCCTCATTTATTTACATTCTCTTCGACCAAGAATACGTTCATGCTTACTTGGCTCACGGTGTGCTACTTGCTGGAGGAGGCTTATTCGTATTTTTGGTTACGCGCTACTGTTACAACAGTCTTCTTGAACAAGAATACCAAGCGTCTCATGACCGCGTGACCCAATTAAAAAATCGACATTCCTTCAATAAATCCATCAGCATGCTAGCCAAATCCTTAAGCCCTTTTTATATCATGCTGATAGATCTAAATGGCTTTAAAAAGTTCAATGATGCCTTTGGACATCCGTTTGGCGACGAGTTACTGCGCCAAGTAGCCGAAAAGCTGTCTAAACAACTGCCTGAACATTGCCGCCTTTACCGAGTTGGTGGAGATGAATTCGCCATTTTAGGTCACAACCGACAACAGCATCACCTAGAAAAAGACATCAAAATAATACAGCAACAGTTTGAGCAACCGATCTCGGTGCGTAAGCAAAACCTGCACATTGGCATTAGCATCGGCGTCAGTTCCTACCCAACTCACAGTAATAATGCACATGAGTTAGTTCAGCAGGCTGAGCAGGCTTTATATGCGGCAAAATCCCGCAAACGCCACTGGAAAATATACTCAGAAGATTTAAACAAAAATGCCCTAGAACACTTGGCTATTGCCAATAAACTACAAAATGCCATCGACAAACAACAGTTTCAGCTCTTCTATCAGCCAATTATCAAGGCCAGTAATAACTCCATTCATGGTGCCGAGGTATTGCTTCGCTGGAAACAAGCAGATGGTAGCTATATTCCACCGGACACGTTCATCCCCATTGCCGAGCAAAGTACGTTGATTCACGACATTACTTGCTGGGTAATAAAACAAGCGATTGAGGATTTAGCGATACTCGATAAACAAGGTTTTACCGGGTGTTTGCACATTAACCTTTCGGCGAAAGATCTACACAATAATATGCTGCTTACCTGCCTTGATAAAATAGCAGCCAAGGTAACACCGCAACGTATCATATTTGAAGTCACTGAAAGCGCCATGATGACCGACATAAAACAAGCTACTAAAGTCATGGTTGAACTAGTAAACAGCGGCTTTGCATTCAGCCTAGACGACTTTGGTACGGGGTTTTCTTCGTTTCCCTTATTACGAGATTTACCTATAGAGCAAATCAAAATTGACCGCTCGTTTGTAATCAACATGGCATCACATGAAGCCAACCAATCAATCGTGCGTTCTATCATCTTTTTAGCTAAGTCACTCAATTGCACAGTAGTAGCAGAAGGCGTGGAAGACAATACCAGTATCGGATTATTGCAAGTGATGGGTTGTCACTATTTGCAAGGTTACTTTTTTAGTCGACCAGTATCACTAGAGCAATATCAACAACTACTTGATGCTCTGCCACCAGCAAGCAGCGAATCCCATCAAACAAGGCTTAACTCGTTCTAA
- the dgt gene encoding dGTPase: protein MTVNFSRKIRATRPYQSQSEGAADLSVFESDRGRIINSAAVRRLQQKTQVFPLERNAAVRSRLTHSLEVQQVGRYISQLICQALQHQDDRYRLKGLERQLESIVEMSCLMHDIGNPPFGHFGEEALIDWLGQKLNDLYQTSQSASGAAHAKDLPREIQQDLVNFEGNAQGIRLIHSLLQLNLSYSQASGILKYTRCGSEAKPTNDDPFNYLKKKVGYYLSETSYISDLQKALDLAPYCRSPFSYIMEAADDVSYGIADLEDAVEKGVLSIPQLKQALLTSFKQLQETSGLAATEDMAKILDFAHQTQKADLSEEERNSMFFVYLRVAVNQRLPKHAKEQFIEHLEQIFQGSFNRALIEDGSVCHLLVQTFKSVALKHAFCHPEVEARELQGYKIITGLMDCYQDLLALSQAQFEYLVDNSKAKQDIPAYLTRLFKKLPNKHLAAYKRAMHAAPVSEYFGDEGCREFYYRTRLLIDYISGMTDQYAYDEYRAFHIISDF from the coding sequence ATGACGGTAAACTTCTCTCGTAAAATTCGCGCCACCCGACCTTATCAAAGCCAGTCAGAGGGCGCTGCTGACTTAAGCGTATTTGAAAGCGACCGCGGCCGCATCATCAACAGTGCGGCGGTGCGCCGCTTACAGCAGAAAACCCAAGTATTTCCGCTAGAGAGAAACGCCGCCGTGCGCAGTCGCCTCACTCACTCTTTAGAAGTGCAACAAGTCGGCCGCTATATTTCCCAGTTGATTTGCCAAGCACTGCAACACCAAGACGACCGCTACCGTCTAAAGGGGCTGGAGCGACAACTCGAAAGCATTGTGGAAATGTCTTGTTTGATGCACGACATTGGCAACCCGCCCTTCGGCCACTTTGGTGAAGAAGCGCTAATAGATTGGCTGGGCCAAAAGCTCAATGATTTATACCAAACCAGCCAAAGCGCGAGCGGCGCCGCCCACGCCAAAGACCTCCCCCGCGAGATCCAGCAAGACTTAGTTAACTTTGAAGGCAACGCTCAGGGAATTCGCTTAATCCATAGCTTATTGCAGCTCAACTTGAGTTATTCGCAGGCCTCGGGGATCTTAAAATATACCCGCTGCGGCAGCGAGGCCAAGCCCACTAACGACGACCCCTTTAACTATCTCAAGAAAAAAGTCGGTTATTACTTAAGCGAAACTAGCTATATCAGCGACCTGCAAAAGGCGCTCGACTTAGCCCCCTATTGCCGCTCACCGTTTTCTTACATTATGGAAGCCGCCGATGATGTCTCTTACGGCATTGCCGATTTAGAAGACGCGGTAGAAAAAGGCGTACTGAGCATTCCCCAGCTCAAACAAGCGCTGCTCACCAGCTTTAAGCAACTACAAGAAACAAGCGGCCTAGCAGCCACTGAAGACATGGCCAAGATCCTCGACTTTGCCCATCAAACTCAAAAAGCCGATTTAAGCGAAGAAGAGCGTAACAGCATGTTTTTTGTGTATCTGCGCGTGGCGGTGAATCAGCGCCTCCCTAAACATGCCAAAGAGCAATTTATTGAACATTTAGAACAAATCTTCCAAGGCAGTTTCAATCGCGCCTTAATTGAGGATGGCAGTGTCTGCCACCTGCTAGTTCAAACCTTTAAAAGCGTGGCGCTAAAACATGCCTTTTGTCATCCAGAGGTAGAAGCCCGCGAGCTGCAGGGTTATAAAATTATTACCGGCTTAATGGACTGCTACCAAGATTTGCTCGCCCTAAGCCAAGCGCAATTTGAATATTTAGTGGATAACAGCAAAGCTAAACAAGACATTCCTGCCTACCTCACCCGCTTGTTTAAAAAGCTACCCAATAAACACTTAGCGGCTTATAAGCGGGCCATGCACGCCGCGCCAGTGAGCGAGTACTTTGGCGACGAGGGCTGCCGAGAGTTTTACTATCGAACGCGGCTGCTCATCGACTACATTAGTGGCATGACCGACCAATATGCCTACGATGAATACCGCGCCTTTCATATTATTAGCGATTTTTAG